A region of Anopheles merus strain MAF chromosome 2R, AmerM5.1, whole genome shotgun sequence DNA encodes the following proteins:
- the LOC121589889 gene encoding uncharacterized protein LOC121589889 isoform X2: protein MWIRRTTDKVSLLTVGNNTYSGDPRIKVKFQYPNNWRLHINPIKSDDAGLYMCQVSTHPPRVFATNLTVLEPAVRIVDEMGYEFSDRYYKLGSTIEISCQVSTSYLATLPPSPKSAGQQQRSKTSPAGAPANTLDETAKTGSKPTKDDNKLSDSTERGLISWTKDGAELPKDVKMSFSGTKQWLISRISILQANRVHNGVYNCTVAGKQSQAAQVQVLNGETPAAVQHNFGHRKEASGLLGLHVLAVVVIMWYTVQFRMRLVGLQLQ, encoded by the exons ATGTGGATCCGACGAACCACCGACAAGGTATCGTTGCTCACCGTTGGCAATAATACGTACAGCGGGGACCCGAGGATAAAGGTCAAATTTCAATATCCCAACAATTGGAGGCTACATATCAACCCGATCAAATCCGACGACGCCGGCCTGTACATGTGCCAGGTGTCGACGCATCCGCCACGGGTGTTCGCAACGAATCTGACCGTCTTGG aGCCCGCTGTAAGAATAGTGGACGAGATGGGGTACGAGTTCTCCGATCGGTACTATAAGCTAGGCAGCACCATCGAGATCTCGTGCCAAGTGTCGACGTCCTATCTGGCTACCCTTCCGCCCAGCCCCAAGTCGGCTGGCCAACAACAACGCTCGAAGACTTCCCCCGCTGGTGCACCGGCAAACACGTTGGACGAGACGGCGAAAACAGGCTCCAAACCCACTAAAGACGATAACAAACTGTCCGACTCGACGGAAAGAGGGTTGATTAGCTGGACCAAGGATGGCGCCGAGCTGCCGAAGGATGTCAAGATGAGTTTTAG CGGCACCAAGCAGTGGCTCATCAGCCGGATATCGATTCTGCAGGCAAATCGTGTCCACAATGGCGTCTACAACTGCACCGTCGCCGGCAAGCAGAGCCAGGCGGCCCAGGTTCAGGTCCTGAACG GTGAAACTCCGGCCGCTGTTCAGCATAATTTTGGCCATCGCAAAGAGGCGTCCGGGCTGCTAGGGCTTCACGTGCTCGCTGTGGTGGTAATAATGTGGTACACTGTACAGTTTCGGATGCGGTTGGTTGGATTGCAACTGCAATGA
- the LOC121589889 gene encoding uncharacterized protein LOC121589889 isoform X1: MLKDKTVMWIRRTTDKVSLLTVGNNTYSGDPRIKVKFQYPNNWRLHINPIKSDDAGLYMCQVSTHPPRVFATNLTVLEPAVRIVDEMGYEFSDRYYKLGSTIEISCQVSTSYLATLPPSPKSAGQQQRSKTSPAGAPANTLDETAKTGSKPTKDDNKLSDSTERGLISWTKDGAELPKDVKMSFSGTKQWLISRISILQANRVHNGVYNCTVAGKQSQAAQVQVLNGETPAAVQHNFGHRKEASGLLGLHVLAVVVIMWYTVQFRMRLVGLQLQ; the protein is encoded by the exons ATGCTTAAAGATAAAACG GTGATGTGGATCCGACGAACCACCGACAAGGTATCGTTGCTCACCGTTGGCAATAATACGTACAGCGGGGACCCGAGGATAAAGGTCAAATTTCAATATCCCAACAATTGGAGGCTACATATCAACCCGATCAAATCCGACGACGCCGGCCTGTACATGTGCCAGGTGTCGACGCATCCGCCACGGGTGTTCGCAACGAATCTGACCGTCTTGG aGCCCGCTGTAAGAATAGTGGACGAGATGGGGTACGAGTTCTCCGATCGGTACTATAAGCTAGGCAGCACCATCGAGATCTCGTGCCAAGTGTCGACGTCCTATCTGGCTACCCTTCCGCCCAGCCCCAAGTCGGCTGGCCAACAACAACGCTCGAAGACTTCCCCCGCTGGTGCACCGGCAAACACGTTGGACGAGACGGCGAAAACAGGCTCCAAACCCACTAAAGACGATAACAAACTGTCCGACTCGACGGAAAGAGGGTTGATTAGCTGGACCAAGGATGGCGCCGAGCTGCCGAAGGATGTCAAGATGAGTTTTAG CGGCACCAAGCAGTGGCTCATCAGCCGGATATCGATTCTGCAGGCAAATCGTGTCCACAATGGCGTCTACAACTGCACCGTCGCCGGCAAGCAGAGCCAGGCGGCCCAGGTTCAGGTCCTGAACG GTGAAACTCCGGCCGCTGTTCAGCATAATTTTGGCCATCGCAAAGAGGCGTCCGGGCTGCTAGGGCTTCACGTGCTCGCTGTGGTGGTAATAATGTGGTACACTGTACAGTTTCGGATGCGGTTGGTTGGATTGCAACTGCAATGA